Sequence from the Thermococcus nautili genome:
CTGAGGTAAACCCGGTCGGGGAAAATTTCCGAGAAGTTCTCAACGGTGAAGCTAACGCGCCTCCCGTCGAGCCGGACGTTTCCAGCCCCCACTTCAACCGGCCCCTCGCCTGTCAGCTCGTAGAGCCTGAAGCCCGTTGAATAGAGGTGGAGCTCCCAGATTCTCCCGAACTCGTCGCCTTCATCAAAGCGGAGAACCGTCGGCTGGTAGGTGTACTTCCTGCCGGAGAGGTCGATGAAGACGGGAATGTGGACGTAGGCGTTGGCCAGGCTCTCGTTCTCAAAGGTTATCGTGAACTTAACGCTCTTTCCGGGGTCGGTCGAGGACGTTAGGAGCGAGACCCGCTCTATAACCTTCCCGTTCGGCTCGAAGGCGTCGCTCCAGATTGGCCCGGCGTATGTGAAGTTGGCGGTGAGCCTGTAAACCGGGATTACAACCGGTTCGAGCGTGACGTTGAGAAGCCCTATCGAAAAGCCCGGCCCGGTTCCGTTCCCGTTGGCCTCCCCGACCTCGCAACCGGAATCGGGGTCCGAGCTTTCATCGCAGAGAACTTTTCCATCCTCGTCGTACTGAAAGCTCGCGTTCGATGAGGGCGTCTCGGTTGGCGTTGGTGTCTCGGTTTGGGTTCCGGTTTGCGTTTCCGTCGCGGTTGAAGTCTGGGTTTCCGTTGTAGTGCCTGTCGGAGAATCGGTCTCAGAGTGCGCTCCGACATCTTCAGAAGATGAGCTTCCGGTATCGCTTCCACCTGTTCCGGTCGGAACACCGATGCCGTTCCCGCCGAGACAACCGCCAGCCAGCACTAACCCTGTCAGAAGAAGGAGGAGCAAAACCCGTGAGAATTTTCTCATATACACACCTCCAACCCAAACCTCGGCAAGAAAAGAAAGCCACACAGGTTTGGACTGTAGGTAGTAGGCACTCATTCTATTTAGGGCTTTTCATGAATGTCTCTTCACACAGAAAAGTTATTAAAGGAAGTGCAGAATTTACCCCGGGTGGTGGTGTGATAGAAGTCGAGAACCTCGTCAAGCGCTTCGGCGGGAAGGTTGCGCTCAAGGGAATCTCCTTCACCGTCCGCGACGGCGAAATCTACGGCCTCTTGGGCCCAAACGGGAGCGGTAAGAGCACCACGATGAGGATTCTGGCCGGGATTATTCCCTCGAGCGAAGGAAAAGTCCTGGTCGAGGGGATAAACGTCGCCGAGAACCCGATTGAAGTCAAGCGGATAGTCGGCTACATACCAGAGACGCCGGTTCTCTACGAGAGCCTGACCCCGATGGAGTTCTTCTCCTTCGTGGGAAGCATAAGGGGGATTCCAAAGGGGGAGCTTGAGGAGCGCGTTGAAAGGCTTGTCAAGGCCTTCGGAATCGAGGAATACCTCGGCGAGCTGATAGGGACGCTCAGCTTCGGAACCCAGCAGAAGGTTTCGATAATAGCCGGTTTGCTCCACGACCCAAAGGCCCTAATCCTCGACGAGGCCATCAACGGCCTCGACCCCAAGAGCGCGCGCATAATGAAGGAGCTCCTCAACGGCTTCAAGGAGGAGGGGAAGAGTATCGTCTTTTCGACACACATTCTCGCCGTTGCCGAGGCGTTGTGCGATAGGATAGGCATAATCTACAACGGCGAGCTGATAGCCGAGGGAACGCCAGAGGAGCTCAAGAGCTTCGCCCACGAGGAGAGCCTTGAAGACGTCTTCCTCAAGCTGACCGAGAGCCAAGAGGAGGTAAGCTCCCTCGTCAGGGCCCTAAGGGAGGCCTTCTGATGGAGTGGGAGATAGTAAACGTCCTCTACCGCGAGATGACCTATAAACGGCTGAAGGCAAATCCC
This genomic interval carries:
- a CDS encoding ABC transporter ATP-binding protein, whose product is MIEVENLVKRFGGKVALKGISFTVRDGEIYGLLGPNGSGKSTTMRILAGIIPSSEGKVLVEGINVAENPIEVKRIVGYIPETPVLYESLTPMEFFSFVGSIRGIPKGELEERVERLVKAFGIEEYLGELIGTLSFGTQQKVSIIAGLLHDPKALILDEAINGLDPKSARIMKELLNGFKEEGKSIVFSTHILAVAEALCDRIGIIYNGELIAEGTPEELKSFAHEESLEDVFLKLTESQEEVSSLVRALREAF